Proteins encoded together in one Variovorax paradoxus EPS window:
- a CDS encoding ornithine cyclodeaminase family protein, which translates to MQNIFVSDAEVASAITMQEAIEVMRAAFVDLGRDQSFVQDRMRLHGTGASLSMMGGIYGAAQVMGTKVYSTVQGQFDFVIPLFSSATGKLLRIVQGNQLTRLRTAAVTRIVADAVVPAGPLRLAIFGSGVQARAHAEAFCERGRVSQVLVCAIDGADAFSADIGRLYGIASDTADAERAVRDADIVITATRATAPLFDGALLKPGAFVAAIGSSKPQAREVDDQVLARASMVIVESAGQALREAGEFVMASRPEALVAKLVELGPLLAGEVSARAQGGGDIVLYKSVGIGLEDVALAHRIHQRLPMSAPQAESEALPSGLESAASRL; encoded by the coding sequence ATGCAGAATATTTTTGTCAGCGATGCCGAGGTGGCGAGCGCCATCACCATGCAAGAAGCCATCGAGGTCATGCGCGCCGCTTTCGTCGATCTTGGCCGCGACCAGTCGTTCGTCCAGGATCGCATGCGTCTGCACGGAACCGGCGCCTCGCTCTCGATGATGGGCGGCATCTACGGCGCGGCGCAGGTGATGGGCACCAAGGTCTATTCCACCGTCCAGGGCCAGTTCGATTTCGTGATCCCGCTGTTCTCCAGCGCAACCGGCAAGCTGCTGCGCATCGTGCAAGGCAATCAACTCACGCGGCTGCGTACCGCCGCTGTGACCCGCATCGTGGCCGACGCGGTGGTGCCGGCGGGACCGCTGCGCCTGGCGATCTTCGGCTCGGGCGTGCAGGCGCGCGCCCATGCCGAGGCGTTCTGCGAACGCGGCCGCGTCTCGCAAGTGCTGGTGTGCGCCATCGACGGGGCCGACGCGTTTTCGGCCGACATCGGGCGCCTGTATGGCATTGCCTCGGACACCGCCGACGCCGAGCGGGCCGTGCGCGACGCCGACATCGTGATCACCGCGACGCGCGCCACGGCGCCACTCTTCGATGGCGCACTGCTCAAGCCCGGCGCGTTCGTGGCGGCGATCGGTTCGTCCAAGCCGCAGGCGCGCGAAGTCGACGACCAGGTGCTGGCGCGCGCGTCCATGGTGATCGTGGAGTCCGCCGGACAGGCCCTGCGCGAGGCCGGCGAATTTGTCATGGCCTCGCGTCCGGAGGCGCTCGTGGCCAAGCTCGTGGAGCTCGGACCGCTGCTGGCCGGCGAGGTCAGCGCGCGTGCGCAGGGCGGGGGCGACATCGTGCTCTACAAGTCTGTCGGCATCGGCCTTGAAGACGTGGCGTTGGCGCACCGCATTCACCAGCGGCTCCCGATGTCCGCGCCGCAGGCAGAATCGGAGGCGCTTCCGAGCGGGTTAGAATCCGCAGCTTCGCGGCTGTAG
- a CDS encoding TerC family protein, translating to MLELVTNPQAWVAFATLTALELVLGIDNIIFISILVDKLPVEKREFARRVGLFLAMFMRIGLLLVLAWIVGLVAPLFSVLGKEISGRDLILILGGLFLIWKSTTEVHQSLEGEHEQKSSAVKATLASVMLQIMIIDLVFSLDSIITAVGMVDDVRVMIAAVIVSVLLMMLFAGPIGRFVSSHPTIKMLALSFLVVVGVVLVAEGFDHHVPKGYVYFAMAFSLVVEMLNIRMRKKAAKAVELHPPRIPGA from the coding sequence ATGCTTGAACTCGTGACGAATCCTCAGGCCTGGGTCGCCTTCGCCACCCTGACTGCGCTGGAGCTCGTGCTGGGCATCGACAACATCATCTTCATCTCCATCCTTGTGGACAAGCTGCCCGTCGAGAAGCGCGAATTCGCGCGGCGGGTGGGTCTGTTCCTGGCCATGTTCATGCGCATCGGACTGCTGCTGGTCCTTGCCTGGATTGTGGGACTGGTCGCGCCGCTCTTTTCGGTGCTCGGCAAGGAAATCTCGGGCCGCGACCTGATCCTGATCCTGGGCGGCCTCTTCCTGATCTGGAAGAGCACGACCGAGGTCCATCAGTCGCTGGAGGGCGAGCACGAGCAGAAGTCCAGCGCCGTCAAGGCCACGCTCGCCTCCGTCATGCTCCAGATCATGATCATCGATCTGGTGTTCTCGCTGGACTCGATCATCACGGCGGTCGGCATGGTGGACGACGTGCGGGTGATGATCGCCGCGGTGATCGTGTCGGTGCTCCTGATGATGCTGTTCGCAGGTCCGATCGGCCGCTTCGTCTCGAGCCACCCGACGATCAAGATGCTGGCGTTGTCGTTCCTCGTGGTGGTGGGCGTCGTCCTCGTGGCCGAGGGTTTCGACCACCATGTGCCCAAGGGCTACGTGTACTTCGCGATGGCGTTCTCCCTGGTCGTGGAGATGCTCAATATCCGGATGCGGAAGAAGGCGGCCAAGGCCGTGGAGTTGCACCCGCCTCGCATACCGGGCGCTTGA